One Malania oleifera isolate guangnan ecotype guangnan chromosome 10, ASM2987363v1, whole genome shotgun sequence genomic region harbors:
- the LOC131166537 gene encoding bark storage protein A-like yields the protein MSVNGVQPCLVLLVIMTLTLVLPESATPLKKKFLNVIKQVNSDGPYVGLVTVISSEEEAFFATETFKPHQTCSFVDLAGRRFLVGTVEEKKVIYVRCGVGMVNAAAATQQMLDLFDVVGIIHFGIAGNANNTMSIGDVLIPKQVAHTGIWEWVNNNGTLISRAFAQLHFDNYNVPRGEESNRLGRIGYFAEELFSKSGKSNTDRPLFWAQTSQHWFQLAAKLEGTELDRCLNLSFCLVRKPKLTVGLKLSTANIFVDNAAYREFLFQTFQVSAVDMESSAVVMTSLSNGFPVIVIRALSDLAGGQEGQNEIGIFRPLAALNAAKTVVRFIRLLPKFAARH from the exons ATGTCCGTTAACGGAGTTCAACCATGTTTGGTGTTGCTGGTCATAATGACACTAACACTGGTTCTTCCTGAGTCAGCTACACccttgaagaagaaatttttgaACGTAATCAAACAGGTAAACAGCGACGGCCCGTATGTTGGTCTTGTCACAGTGATTTCGTCCGAAGAAGAGGCCTTTTTCGCCACTGAAACTTTTAAGCCTCATCAAACCTGTTCTTTTGTGGATTTGGCAG GCAGACGATTCCTGGTGGGAACGGTAGAGGAGAAGAAGGTCATCTATGTGAGATGTGGAGTTGGAATG GTGAATGCAGCTGCAGCAACACAACAAATGCTGGATCTGTTTGACGTAGTGGGTATTATCCATTTCGGCATTGCTGGCAATGCTAACAATACCATGTCCATTGGAGATGTCCTAATTCCGAAGCAAGTTGCTCACACTGGCATATGGGAATGGGTG AACAACAATGGAACATTGATTAGCAGAGCCTTTGCTCAATTACACTTTGATAATTACAATGTACCGCGAGGTGAAGAATCTAATCGGTTGGGGCGTATTGGATATTTTGCTGAGGAATTATTCTCCAAGTCAGGGAAGTCTAATACTGATCGGCCATTGTTTTGGGCGCAAACAAGCCAGCATTGGTTTCAACTTGCTGCTAAATTGGAG GGGACTGAACTGGATCGCTGCCTGAACTTGAGCTTTTGCCTTGTACGGAAGCCGAAATTAACAGTGGGACTCAAGCTATCAACGGCCAACATTTTTGTGGACAATGCAGCTTACAGAGAGTTTCTTTTTCAAACTTTTCAGGTTTCTGCTGTGGATATGGAGAGTTCAGCTGTAGTAATG ACAAGTCTATCAAATGGCTTCCCTGTGATTGTCATCAGGGCACTGTCAGACTTAGCGGGAGGACAAGAAGGACAGAATGAGATCGGCATATTTAGGCCCCTTGCAGCTCTCAATGCTGCCAAAACAGTTGTTCGCTTCATTCGCTTACTGCCTAAATTTGCAGCTCGACACTAA